One part of the Alosa alosa isolate M-15738 ecotype Scorff River chromosome 4, AALO_Geno_1.1, whole genome shotgun sequence genome encodes these proteins:
- the sox18 gene encoding transcription factor Sox-18A yields MNAFMVWAKDERKRLALQNPDLHNAVLSKMLGQSWKALSTLDKRPFVEEAERLRLQHMQDHPNYKYRPRRKKQAKKMKRVEPNLLLHGLGQGMGGGPVGGDGGYPHPHHHHHHHHLLGFRESASELESYGLPTPEMSPLDVLEEGGGDVSVFFPPHMQEDGALAPWVNYHHQHQHPHPHHTQGQHGPHHAGNNHHHHNHNPHGMSHVHPHPHQHSHPHLGQKSPLACRPVQEKCLPPEPTNAHSLPHNHPHYPQASLSEPAKAPLGASSTAGYYSQLYGNTPQTAFPSHLGQLSPPPETPTAASAPPAPPQAGLDSVDQLGPSSEFWSEVDRHEFDQYLSASRTRLEAGYGVPLSKPGGRLSSCEDSSPLISALSDASSAVYYSTCITG; encoded by the coding sequence GCCAGTCGTGGAAGGCCCTGAGCACGTTGGACAAGCGTCCCTTCGTGGAGGAGGCCGAGCGTCTCCGTCTGCAGCACATGCAGGACCACCCCAACTACAAGTACCGGCCGCGCCGCAAGAAGCAGGCCAAGAAGATGAAGCGCGTGGAGCCCAACCTGCTGCTCCACGGCCTGGGTCAGGGCATGGGAGGGGGGCCGGTGGGGGGAGACGGCggctacccccacccccaccaccaccaccaccaccaccacctgctgGGCTTCCGGGAGTCGGCCTCAGAGCTGGAGAGCTACGGGCTGCCCACGCCCGAGATGTCGCCGCTGGACGTTCTGGAGGAAGGCGGCGGCGACGTGAGCGTCTTTTTCCCGCCACACATGCAGGAGGATGGAGCGCTGGCGCCATGGGTCAactaccaccaccagcaccaacacCCCCACCCGCACCACACCCAGGGGCAGCACGGCCCACACCACGCCGgcaacaaccaccaccaccacaaccacaatCCCCACGGCATGAGCCACGTGCATCCCCACCCACACCAacactcccacccccacctcgGCCAGAAGTCTCCCCTGGCCTGCCGCCCAGTCCAGGAGAAGTGCCTGCCTCCAGAGCCCACGAACGCTCACTCCCTCCCCCACAATCACCCCCACTACCCGCAGGCCTCCTTGTCCGAGCCTGCCAAAGCCCCCCTAGGCGCCTCGTCCACGGCTGGATACTACAGTCAGCTGTATGGCAACACACCCCAGACCGCCTTCCCCTCACACCTGGGCCAGCTCTCCCCACCTCCCGAGACCCCTACAGCGGCCTCAGCTCCGCCTGCTCCTCCTCAAGCCGGCCTGGACTCTGTGGACCAGCTGGGTCCCTCCTCGGAGTTCTGGAGCGAGGTGGACCGCCACGAGTTTGACCAGTACCTGAGTGCCAGCCGGACTCGTCTGGAGGCGGGGTACGGAGTGCCCCTGTCCAAACCTGGTGGGCGGCTCTCCTCGTGTGAGGACAGCAGCCCTCTCATCTCTGCCTTGTCGGATGCCAGCAGTGCCGTCTACTACAGTACCTGCATCACTGGATaa